TGAGAGGCAGAATTATACGCCAGCCTAAACAGCTAAATATCTAGTTGTTTAATAAAAAAGTGAAACTAACTTATTTTTTTAAAGCCTTGTTTAGCCATACAATGATACGCAGCTTTCGCTAATGAATTACTTTTAGATTTTGTATCAGCTTGGTTATTTAAATAATTAATAGTTGCTTGATGTCTAGCTGCTTTGTAATCCTGTTCAGTTTCGGAATCTTTCTTTTGGCGATATACAGGACTTTTAGTTAACGACAGGGTTAACTGATGCGATCTTTTAATACTTTTATTAAAATCACAATTCGCTTTTGCAGCCAAAATAGATTTATCACTATTGAAGAATTTATTATTATCACGGTCTTGCCATGTTGCGCTATCATTTGAACTACAAGCAGAAATAACTAAAGGGAATAATAAAGTAAAATAAAATTTTTTCACGTGTCTTCCTTTTCAAAATTTACACTATATCTCACCAGTACAAGTATTAATCATAACCTTAAATTATTCAATAAGTGTTTGTTTTTTTTATTTATAATTTGTTAATAATAGCCGTCACATAAGCATTAACTTATGTGCGATAAGGAAATAAGTGCGCCTTCTGTACTTATAAAATCAAGGAAACAAGAAGTGAATAAAAACTTATTATTTGCAACCTCTACCATATCATTTGGTATACTTTCAAGCTTTTTAGCGCAAAGTGCGATCCATAGACAGCCAATTTTTATCTACTATGCAACTGCTGATAAGAACATTGAAGTAGGGATTGAAACTCATAGTTGTGATAGAAGGATTGTATTGGCTGACGGAGATAAGACAGATCATTACACACTAATTCACGGTAAAGAATGTGTAGCAAGAAGAGGTGGTGATGGATGGGGGCCTATAAACGAAGGAAGTGCTTTGGACACTATCGAATGCATTGCTGATCTCCCTCCTATAATAGATTATACTAACGGTGAAAGAGATGATCTAGTTGGTGATGTTAATAACTGTATCTAAGAAGTACTTATTATAGGTGAAATAAATGTTATTTTGCCTCTACTTTTTTATTCACATACCTGTAAATATATAAACAACACAATACCAACAAAGCCTGACACCAAAATGCTAGAGTCAAAGTACCGTTATGAACAAATAACTGACTGCACTCTTAAACTAATGCGATCAGAATGCCTGTTTCTCACAGTTTCAGCCCTTGGTTCGATTAATGCTGATAGACAATTGTTGGCACATTTCCGACTGTCAAATTTGATAGAGTTCTGTATACGAATCTGACAGATCTTATTCACTTTAAAAGCTTAACCTCTAAGCGTTAGGTTAGTTCGTCAATTTTAGCTTCTAATTCTGCAACTTTTTGTTCAAGAGTTGCTAATTTTTCTCGCGTTTTGATCAGTACTTGAGTTTGTATATCAAACTCTTCCCGAGTCACTACATCAAGTTCTGATAATTTTCGTTGTAGCACCGTTTTGGTTTTATCTTCAAAGTCAGTCGCTAAATTTTTCAAGCCAGGCGGAATAGCCTCTGTTACTTGTTTCGCAATATCTTCAATTTTTTTCGCGTTAATCATGGCTAAGCCTCATCACAATATATATTACTATTGTAATCTATTTAGCTATTTTGCCAACGTAAAAAACAAGGTAAAATCACCGCCCTTTATCGTCAATTGCGTTAACTCATGAAACTCAACCCCGGACAACAAGAAGCGGTTAATTATGTCAGCGGACCCTGCCTAGTATTAGCAGGTGCAGGTAGTGGAAAAACTGGGGTGATCTGTCAAAAAATTGCGTATCTAATTAATAAATGTGATTACAAAGCCCGTAATATTGCTGCGGTAACCTTTACCAATAAAGCCGCACGTGAAATGAAAGAACGAGTGATAAAAATGCTTGGCCGTGATTTAACCCGTGGATTAACGGTTTCAACCTTTCACTCGCTAGGTCTTGATATTGTTAAAAGAGAAATAAAAACCTTAGGTTACAAACCCGGCTTTACCTTATTTGATGATCAAGACACACTCGCTTTACTTAAAGAGTTAACCGATGAACAGTTCGGTGGCGATAAAGACTTACTCAATAAGCTACAAAGCATGATATCTAACTGGAAGAATGATTTACTCCTTCCAGACGCAGCCATTAAACAATCAAGTGATGCTGATACGTTACAATATGCTGAGTTTTATCAACAATACCATCTACATATGAAGGCATATAACGCCTTAGATTTTGACGATTTAATTTTAATTCCCACTTTACTGTTAAAAAACTATCCTGAAGTGAGAGAAAGATGGCGTAATAAAATTCGTTACATGCTAGTTGATGAATATCAAGATACTAATACCAGCCAATACGAATTAGTTAAACTAATTACCGGAGAACGCGGCCGTTTAACAGTGGTCGGCGACGACGACCAATCTATTTATTCTTGGCGAGGCGCTAAACCACAGAATTTAGTATTGCTGGGGCAAGATTATCCTACGTTAAAACTGATTAAACTCGAACAAAATTACCGCTCAAGTGGTCGTATTTTAAAGTGCGCGAATATTCTTATTGCTAATAACCCGCATGTTTACGATAAATCATTATTTAGTGAACTTGATTACGGTGTCGAGTTGCGGGTATTGCAGACAAAGAATGAAGAACATGAGATTGAACGGGTGGTGGGTGATTTGATCGGTCATCGCTTTTTAAATCGTAGTCATTATAAAGACTACGCCATCCTTTATCGTGGCAATCATCAGTCACGATTGTTAGAAAAAGCATTAATGACTAACCGTATTCCATACAAGATTAGTGGAGGAACCTCTTTTTTCTCACGCGCTGAAATAAAAGACGTCATGGCATACCTACGTGTATTAGTAAATCCTGATGATGATAATGCCTTTTTGCGGATAGTGAATGTACCAAAACGAGAACTCGGCCCAGCAACACTAGAAAAATTAGGCAGTTACGCAAATAAGCGCCAAATTAGTATGTTCGCTGCCAGTTTTGAATTTGGCTTAGAACAGCATTTAACGGGTCGAGGCTTAGCTAAAATGCAAGCTTTTACACGTTGGCTGGTTGAAACTGCCGATAATGCAGAAAGAGGCGATACCGCTGCGGTGCTGAGAAGCATGATCCGCGAAATTAACTATGAAGATTGGTTATACGATACTTCCCCTAGCGCAAAAGCAGCAGAAATGCGGATGAAAAACATAACTGAATTATTCAGTTGGGTTACGCAAATGCTTGAAGGAACAGACGATGAAGAGCCAATGACTTTGCCTCAAATTGTGACACGTTTAACGCTTCGCGACATGATGGAACGTAACGAAGAAGAAGAATTTTCTGATCAAGTGCAATTGATGACTTTACACGCGTCAAAAGGTTTAGAGTTCCCCTATGTCTATTTAATTGGTATGGAAGAAGGGCTTTTGCCTCACCAAACCAGTATTGATGAAGGGAATGTAGAAGAAGAAAGACGCTTAGCTTATGTGGGGGTTACTCGCGCTCAACGAGAGCTTACCTTCACCTATGCCAGAGAACGCAGACAGTTTGGCGAGGTTTCACGCACAGAATCTAGCCGGTTTTTACATGAATTGCCACAAGACGATCTTAACTGGGAATTAAAAAAGGCAACAAAAACGCAAGAACAAAAGCAACATACTGCTAAAGCAGGTGTAGCAAATTTACGCGAGTTGTTAAAAAACAAAGGCCAATCAAAGTAAGTAACCTGAGCTCGGGATAACAACTTACTTTCTAGCAGCTGTTTTTACACAAATCTGAGGTTAAGTAGCATCAAGCAATTTATTCAAAAGGGTTTATTACTCTTCGCTTTCAGGGTTTTCTAAATAATAAAAAATTGCTTCGGTAAATGTGATTAATGCAGCAATATTATTTTCTGACCACGCTCTGTTAATATGGGGTTTCATTGCCCCAATTTGGCCTGTGAATCTACGGTAACTGTCTTTTTGATAGCTTTCGAAACATTTTTTCGTAATTTTATGTAATTTTCCTTTTTCACGCAGGGCTTCAGTATAAATTACTGCATAATTGTTGATAAAGGGATGTAATAAATCAAGAAATTCTGCATCAATTTGTGTATCTCTTTCTTGTAATTGCCGAGCTCGATTTTTCACTACCTCTTCATTTTTACGTGCGATAACCGCTACAGATTCTAACAACACTTTGGCTTCTTTCTTAGCGTTATTCCTCTCCCGTTTTGCAGCAATCAACTGCTGTTGAAGACCTTCAGCTTTAAAATAAAAATACACACTTACCGCTATAAATATGGCTAAGACAGCCAATAAAAACATCATCATAAAACCTACACATTAAAACGACTATCAGGAACAGTTGCATCACTTATTCGCGATAAAAAGATATATGGGTCGATATCTTGCACACTGGGAGACTGGCAATCGTACCGAACTTTTAATGAAAACTCACCTAGGTTTGCAAAGAATTGTAGTTTAACTGCTTGGGCAAGCTTTTCTAAATTTTGCTGTAACTCTTCTGGCCGTTGATGTGGTGCCAAAAATAAATACTCGCCATCGTTTATCACCCCTACTTGAACAAACTCTTCCTTAGCGTTGTAAATTAATTCAAATAACGCCAATGTGACTTCTGCGACGGTTTTTTTATTAAACTGAAACGTCAGTTCATTCCAATTTTCAATCGTGAAGTAACCTATAGTTAACGGGTACTCGAATTTTCGCGCCATTTTATAATGATATTGGTACAGTTTTTTACTGTAGCTAGGTCCAGCGATATAGTCGATAGGCTTTTCCGCTTCTTCATACACGTATTTTAATTTAAGTGCTCTTAGCTTTACTCCTAACCAAAGACAAAAAACAAACAAAACAATAACAAAAAATATCAATAAACTAATCAGTTTTTGTTGTTGTTGATATTTGAATTGATATTCTTGCGTTAAGGTTGATTGGTTGGCAAATTGTAATGAAAAATTCCGACTTTTTTGGCTTGTAGCGTGATTTTTTTCCTCTTGAAGTACATTTTTTTCGCCGTAATGTTTAAACACTTTTTCCTGCTCAGTATATTGAAAATAAGCAGCTAAGGCTTTATCGAATTGACCAAGATCACGGTACATTTTTGCCGCCATTAAATGTAACACAATTTGCTTTTCCGTCAGTTCAGTTGAAGCAGAAATACGTTGAGCTTTCGTTAAATACCTATAACTTTCTGACTTGTTATTTAATGTTTCATGCACTCTTGCTAAATCTAATAAAACGGTTAAATACGGTTGCGTTAAATTGTAACCACGAAAACCCAATTCAGCTTTATTAAATAAGTTTAACGCTTGTTGATAATCTGTTTGTAAAAAATGTACTTTCCCTAAGCCCGACTGAGCATAAGCAATACGAATAGGGGCTTGTTTCTTTTGGGCGTAGGTTAAGGCTTCCCAAAAGGCATTGTAAGCATCGTCTAACATGCCCAATGATAAATAAGAACGCGCTAAGTGATAATAGGTTTGATCAATGTTAGCCACTTTATTCAACTCAAACCTAAGTTTTAACACCTTATTATATAAAGAAATAGCGGTATTATCGTCTCCCAAATAATAATGCGCGTTAGCCAATAAATTAATTAAAGAAATACGATCTGACAACCTAGGTTGCTCAGCAAGTAACAGCTCAATGCGTTCAATATCAGTTAATGCATTATCATGTTCAGCTAATAACGCGTTGGCCATCGCCCGATAACTTAACGCATTGATTAATAACTCAACATGGTTAAGTGCTTGTGCCTGTGACACCGCTCGTTCAGCAACTTCTTTGGCGCTATTAAACTTACCTTTGTAGTAATATCCTGCTGCAACTTTTAGTAAAAGCCTTAAATTTATTTGTTGGTCAACGCCCAATAACGTGACCCCATCTTGAGCAAATTGTAATGACTTTGCGAGATCGCCAGTATTTGTCGCTGCATCTGCAAGTAAAGTAAACACTTTTGCCAACGTGTTATTATGGTACAAATGACGTTGCTTAATAACACGCTGAGAAAGTGTTAATACACTTTGATAAGGCATTGATTCTCTATCGCCCTCGTAGAAACGATTAACGTCAGCAATATTCTGTAATATCTCTGTACTGGCTGTATCTTCCGCCAGAAGAGACGCGCTAAAAACATACAAAAATACACTGTAGAAAAACAATTTATAAATCATCGGATGAGTTTTCAATTCCCTTTATTTCAAGGGTTTAATTTAAAAAACAAATAAAGTTTACCATATAAACAATATTTATGGTTTACAAGAAAAAATCTATGAATATAATGTCTCTTGAGCTACTAAAGCTCGATAAGGGCAAATCTAGCGAAAGCTAGAGACGCAAAGTTACCGGTCTACGGGGAAACCTATGGCAGCGGAACTACCGAATTTAGACATAGTGGGGGCTTGTCTATTGAGGCTTTTCCTATGTTATATCTTTCTTTTTAGCACTAGCTTTGCGTGCTCCCTTGTCCCCTTAAACCTACTACACCGTTTACGCTTAAATTTTTTATTCACCGAAGTCTCAATGAACAACATTAATGCCATTCCGTCTAAGAAAGTGATCGCTTAGCGAGAATTTATACCAATTGAATTTAAGATTTGATCAACTTAGAACTTCATCGGCAACATAAATTTGTTTATTCTACTATCGTCCATGCAGCGCTAAGCATTCACTCCTTTGGGTGGATTGGTATTATTTATTTCCATTTATTTGCGATTAACGCTAGCACTTTTTTATAAATTACTAGAGAATGAACTTATAACAATAACAATTTATTTTTCGTATTTACTGAGGGGATGGGTAATTTTGCAATACCATGATTCCATCAAAAAAGCAGAGCAAACATCAACACTGACTATAAAGCAGTTGCAGCAATGGCATCTTCCTGCATCTCCAATAAATTACGCCATCTGTTATGAATATATTATTGGTAAAAACCCAACGTTAAACCAACAAATAAAACAACATTTATCCTTAGGCAAAAAGCTAGACGAATATGTTATTCAAGAGCTATATAAACAATATATTTTAGGCCAAAGTACGTTTAGGGAAGAAATTGTTACAGACATCGATGAATTAGTAGATAGTTTAGCGAATAATAATCAACAGTCGATGAATTGCGCGAATACTCTGTTGAAAAAGCTTGATCACAATATCGTTAATCTGAAATCTAATAATCAAAAAGCCATTACTGGCGCTATTCAACAAATCGAACAAGCGTCAAAAAGTTTTCGTCAGAAGCAACAGCAACTTTCTAACCAACTGATAATATCTAAAAAGCAATCACAGTTATTAAAAGCTGAACTGGCCGAGATAAAAAAAGATATTTACCTCGATCCGTTAACGGGTTTATATAATCGCAAGGCATTAAATAAAAACTTAGAACAATGGACACTTGAAGACCCTAACAAGCAAGTGGCGGCTATTGTTGTTAATGTTGATAAGCTATCTTTAGTAAGCGAAAAGTTTGGCGGTTTAATAAGCGATGTATTATTGTCAAAAATAGCCAACAAAATTGGAAGTTATGTAGGTGATAGCGGTTTGCCTGTACGTTCCGGTCATGATGAGTTTTTAATTTTATTACCCGAAGTAGAACGTAATATTGCCAGTGAAATTGCCGAAAAAATACGCCAAGGTGTTGAAAAGCTTCGCTTCGTAAGTAGCAAATCTGGTGTCAGGTTGCCCCATATGACGATCTCAATGGGAGTAAATGATTTTACCTTATCGCAGAATATCGATACGGTACTTAATTATAC
The Thalassotalea hakodatensis genome window above contains:
- the ubiK gene encoding ubiquinone biosynthesis accessory factor UbiK, with product MINAKKIEDIAKQVTEAIPPGLKNLATDFEDKTKTVLQRKLSELDVVTREEFDIQTQVLIKTREKLATLEQKVAELEAKIDELT
- the rep gene encoding DNA helicase Rep produces the protein MKLNPGQQEAVNYVSGPCLVLAGAGSGKTGVICQKIAYLINKCDYKARNIAAVTFTNKAAREMKERVIKMLGRDLTRGLTVSTFHSLGLDIVKREIKTLGYKPGFTLFDDQDTLALLKELTDEQFGGDKDLLNKLQSMISNWKNDLLLPDAAIKQSSDADTLQYAEFYQQYHLHMKAYNALDFDDLILIPTLLLKNYPEVRERWRNKIRYMLVDEYQDTNTSQYELVKLITGERGRLTVVGDDDQSIYSWRGAKPQNLVLLGQDYPTLKLIKLEQNYRSSGRILKCANILIANNPHVYDKSLFSELDYGVELRVLQTKNEEHEIERVVGDLIGHRFLNRSHYKDYAILYRGNHQSRLLEKALMTNRIPYKISGGTSFFSRAEIKDVMAYLRVLVNPDDDNAFLRIVNVPKRELGPATLEKLGSYANKRQISMFAASFEFGLEQHLTGRGLAKMQAFTRWLVETADNAERGDTAAVLRSMIREINYEDWLYDTSPSAKAAEMRMKNITELFSWVTQMLEGTDDEEPMTLPQIVTRLTLRDMMERNEEEEFSDQVQLMTLHASKGLEFPYVYLIGMEEGLLPHQTSIDEGNVEEERRLAYVGVTRAQRELTFTYARERRQFGEVSRTESSRFLHELPQDDLNWELKKATKTQEQKQHTAKAGVANLRELLKNKGQSK
- a CDS encoding tetratricopeptide repeat protein, which gives rise to MYVFSASLLAEDTASTEILQNIADVNRFYEGDRESMPYQSVLTLSQRVIKQRHLYHNNTLAKVFTLLADAATNTGDLAKSLQFAQDGVTLLGVDQQINLRLLLKVAAGYYYKGKFNSAKEVAERAVSQAQALNHVELLINALSYRAMANALLAEHDNALTDIERIELLLAEQPRLSDRISLINLLANAHYYLGDDNTAISLYNKVLKLRFELNKVANIDQTYYHLARSYLSLGMLDDAYNAFWEALTYAQKKQAPIRIAYAQSGLGKVHFLQTDYQQALNLFNKAELGFRGYNLTQPYLTVLLDLARVHETLNNKSESYRYLTKAQRISASTELTEKQIVLHLMAAKMYRDLGQFDKALAAYFQYTEQEKVFKHYGEKNVLQEEKNHATSQKSRNFSLQFANQSTLTQEYQFKYQQQQKLISLLIFFVIVLFVFCLWLGVKLRALKLKYVYEEAEKPIDYIAGPSYSKKLYQYHYKMARKFEYPLTIGYFTIENWNELTFQFNKKTVAEVTLALFELIYNAKEEFVQVGVINDGEYLFLAPHQRPEELQQNLEKLAQAVKLQFFANLGEFSLKVRYDCQSPSVQDIDPYIFLSRISDATVPDSRFNV
- a CDS encoding diguanylate cyclase domain-containing protein, giving the protein MQYHDSIKKAEQTSTLTIKQLQQWHLPASPINYAICYEYIIGKNPTLNQQIKQHLSLGKKLDEYVIQELYKQYILGQSTFREEIVTDIDELVDSLANNNQQSMNCANTLLKKLDHNIVNLKSNNQKAITGAIQQIEQASKSFRQKQQQLSNQLIISKKQSQLLKAELAEIKKDIYLDPLTGLYNRKALNKNLEQWTLEDPNKQVAAIVVNVDKLSLVSEKFGGLISDVLLSKIANKIGSYVGDSGLPVRSGHDEFLILLPEVERNIASEIAEKIRQGVEKLRFVSSKSGVRLPHMTISMGVNDFTLSQNIDTVLNYTRTLVVDMQRHSSNKITVAS